The Oligoflexia bacterium DNA window CCGGGTGATTACGAGGGTAGTAAACAGCTCAAAAAAATTGTTACACCAGAGTTTCTTCGCTCCAATGGCCGAATTTATGCAGACTATTTAGAGAAAAATAAAGAAGAAGGTACTCATTTAAATCGAATGATCGCGGGGCGCGTTTTAAGTGTTGAGCAAGAGCCTGAATTTTTGGGTAGTCTCGCACTTCAAGATCGAGGCTTTTTATCTCAAGCGCGTGTTCTGGCGCCCGCGGGAGATCAAGTTGCTTTTACTGAGTGGCAAGAAAAGGTAAATTCATTTCATGATATTTGGTCAAGTCTGCCTTCAATTTTTTGGGGTTTGTCGACTGATTCAAAAGGAGGTGTGCAGTGGATATCTCACGCCTTCACACATGGCGGGTACTTACATCTGCTGGGTAATATGTATTTTCTATTAATTTTTGGTTCACTTGTTGAAATATGGCTCGGTTCTGCAGTTTTTTTTCTAGGTTATTTAGGATGCGGATTATTTTCAGCTATCGCATATATTTTAGTTCAAGCAGAACCTGGTATTCCCATTGTTGGCGCGTCAGGTGCAATTTCAGGAATCATGGGTTTGTTTTGCGCGCGCTACTTTAAAACAAGAGTAAAGTTTTTCTACATGCTTTTACCAATACCTATAAAAACATTCATGGGAACTTTTACTGCTCCCGCTGGTATTGCGTTACTTTTATGGATACTTCAAGACGTAACCGGAATGATGGCTAGTCCTGTTGGTGCAGGTGGTGTCGCCCACGCGGCACATTTAGGTGGATTTTTAGCCGGACTCACCATGGGTGCGTTGATGGTTAAAATTCAACCTGTAGATGCACATTTATAAATGAAGTTGTGGCTCAACATTTCGCGTAGTTGAAGTGAGAAGACCTGACTTCATATTTTCTTGGATTTGTTTGAATTCTTTTGGAAGCTTTGTGCCTAGTGAAGAAAAGAATTCAGCGTGAGAATCTAATTCTTTTTTCCATTTGTCAGCGTCCACCGACATCAATTCATCAAAAAGATTTTTGGTGATTTCTTCAAGGCCTGTCCAATCTAAATCTTTATAGCGTGGAACAAAACCAAGTGCGCTTTCATGGGCTTCTGCTTTTTGAGTCAATCGTTCAAAGATCCATTTTAAGACGCGCATATTATCGCCGTAACCTGGCCAAATAAATTTACCTTCAGCATTTTTTCTAAACCAATTAACACCAAAAATACGTGGAGATTTTTTTGACTTACGTCCAACATTGATCCAGTGATTAAAATAATCAGCCATGTGGTAACCACAAAAAGGAAGCATCGCCATCGGGTCACGTCTTACTTGACCAACCACACCCGTTGCGGCGGCAGTCGTTTCTGAACCAGTAGTTGCTGCGAGATAAACGCCATGATCCCAATTTTTTGCTTCATAAACTAAGGGAATTGTATCAGCTCTGCGCCCACCAAAAATAAAAGCACTGATAGGAACCCCAGTCGGGTTAAGCCATTCTTTATCTATTGAAGGGCATTGCTCAGCGGGTACAGTAAATCTAGCATTTGGATGCGAAGCTCTACGCCCGCAATCGGGTGTCCACTCTT harbors:
- a CDS encoding rhomboid family intramembrane serine protease; protein product: MIILPWLRGVLGAHRAPVTWVLFIMNLGFALITFPGDYEGSKQLKKIVTPEFLRSNGRIYADYLEKNKEEGTHLNRMIAGRVLSVEQEPEFLGSLALQDRGFLSQARVLAPAGDQVAFTEWQEKVNSFHDIWSSLPSIFWGLSTDSKGGVQWISHAFTHGGYLHLLGNMYFLLIFGSLVEIWLGSAVFFLGYLGCGLFSAIAYILVQAEPGIPIVGASGAISGIMGLFCARYFKTRVKFFYMLLPIPIKTFMGTFTAPAGIALLLWILQDVTGMMASPVGAGGVAHAAHLGGFLAGLTMGALMVKIQPVDAHL